Proteins from a genomic interval of Trichoderma breve strain T069 chromosome 2, whole genome shotgun sequence:
- a CDS encoding sulfatase domain-containing protein, with translation MAPDLNTLPRSEAPQPTAHPEQKPNILYIMADQLAAPQLKMYNPNSQIKTPNLDRLAASSVQFDSAYCPSPLCAPSRMSMISGLLPMKIGSYDNASQINSEVPTYAHYLRSKGYHTALAGKMHFVGDQLHGYEQRLTSDIYPGDFGWVVNWDEPDTRLEWYHNASSILQAGPCGRSNQLDYDEEVMYRSTQYLWDHVREGPDKRPFALTVSLTHPHDPYTITKKYWNLYEDVDIELPKVRIAKEKQDTHSKRLLKVCDLWDLEFSDEQIKRAKRAYYGSVSYVDDCIGKLLETLEDAGLMDNTIVIFSGDHGDMLGERNLWYKMSYFESSVRVPMLVHYPKWFTPRRVPQNVSTLDLLPTICDIIGTKPASFLPMDGVSMMPHLLGKEGGGDTVFAEYTGEGTVRPMMMIRRGDWKYITCPADEPQLFNLKTDPLELDNLARFGTGKIEPQTEAEKEAKTVFQNFEAEAKAKWDFDAITEKVLQSQRSRRLVWDALSKGAFTSWDHDPVDDGRQKYIRSNIPLDDLERRARYPFVDSQGYEISKTVNSTRS, from the exons ATGGCTCCCGATCTCAACACGCTGCCGCGCTCAGAGGCGCCTCAGCCCACCGCCCACCCAGAGCAGAAACCAAACATTCTTTACATCATGGCCGACCAACTGGCGGCTCCTCAGCTCAAAATGTACAATCCCAACTCTCAGATCAAGACGCCCAACCTGGACCGTCTGGCAGCTTCATCCGTCCAGTTCGACTCTGCCTACTGCCCTTCACCGCTCTGTGCGCCCTCAAGGATGAGCATGATCTCCGGCCTCTTGCCCATGAAGATTGGCTCTTACGACAATGCCTCTCAGATCAACTCAGAGGTTCCCACGTATGCGCATTACTTGCGCTCAAAGGGCTACCACACCGCTCTGGCGGGCAAGATGCACTTTGTGGGCGATCAGCTGCACGGCTATGAGCAGCGTCTCACGAGTGACATTTATCCGGGTGACTTTGGCTGGGTTGTGAACTGGGATGAACCGGATACTCGTCTCGAATGGTATCACAATGCTAGCTCGATTCTTCAGGCCGGGCCTTGTGGACGGAGCAACCAGTTGGATTACGATGAGGAGGTCATGTATCGCAGCACTCAGTATCTTTGGGACCATGTTCGTGAGGGTCCTGACAAGCGCCCTTTTGCTCTGACTGTTTCTCTTACTCATCCTCATGATCCTTATACCATTACGAAAAAGTACTGGAACCTGTACGAGGATGTGGATATCGAATTGCCCAAGGTTCGCAtcgccaaggagaagcaggacaCTCACAGCAAGCGTCTTCTGAAGGTCTGTGATCTGTGGGATCTGGAGTTTTCAGACGAACAAATCAAGAGAGCCAAGAGAGCGTACTATGGTTCTGTGAGCTATGTTGACGACTGCAtcggcaagctgctcgagACGCTTGAAGACGCCGGCTTGATGGACAACACCATTGTCATCTTCAGTGGCGACCACGGCGATATGCTGGGCGAGCGCAACCTTTGGTACAAGATGAGCTATTTTGAGTCGTCTGTGCGAGTCCCCATGCTGGTTCACTATCCTAAGTGGTTCACCCCTCGCCGTGTGCCGCAAAATGTCTCGACGCTGGATCTTCTGCCTACGATTTGCGACATCATCGGCACCAAGCCAGCATCCTTCTTGCCCATGGACGGCGTAAGCATGATGCCTCACCTGCTGGGCAAGGAAGGAGGCGGCGATACGGTCTTTGCCGAGTACACAGGCGAGGGAACTGTGCGccccatgatgatgattcgaCGAGGGGATTGGAAGTACATTACTTGCCCGGCTGATGAGCCGCAGCTGTTCAATCTCAAGACGGATCCTCTGGAGCTGGATAACCTGGCGCGCTTCGGTACCGGCAAGATTGAGCCGCAGAcggaggctgagaaggaggccaagaCTGTGTTTCAGAATTTCGAGGCCGAAGCAAAGGCCAAGTGGGATTTCGATGCCATTACAGAAAAGGTGTTGCAATCTCAAAGAAGCAGACGCCTGGTGTGGGATGCGTTGAGCAAGGGAGCGTTTACAAGCTGGGACCACGACCCGGTGGACGATGGCAGACAAAA GTACATCCGATCAAACATCCCGCTGGATGACTTGGAGAGGCGTGCGAGATATCCGTTTGTGGACTCGCAGGGATACGAGATTTCAAAGACGGTCAATTCGACTCGAAGCTAA
- a CDS encoding mediator of RNA polymerase II transcription complex subunit 8 domain-containing protein yields MATLGLDDDELKSVEQTLARLAQLSSSIQSLKMDILKSNPLPHPSSLQASAQILQRNLQTVLDNLSENAELFSRIAVHPSTNYPGRTQEGVLTQLLRKKLEPDVEELVSQGRETARLATPEGIAELQSIWDELREWTHDRIAKYVREEAGDVYTKEEREMGVDKVRTGLRKGLDEESDEEDDEDEDEDEDNDDAMDATNDQAKSAAVGRGPEPETLLWFAARGDFDVPRNVEYERKSGGKRGYEGVNIPPGSS; encoded by the exons ATGGCGACGCTGGGcttggacgacgacgagctcaAGTCGGTTGAGCAGACACTGGCTCGGTTGGCGCAGCTCTCGAGCAGCATACAAAGCTTAAAGATGGATATTCTCAAGAGCAATCCGCTTCCTCACCC CTCCTCATTACAAGCCTCGGCTCAGATCCTCCAGCGCAACCTCCAGACGGTATTAGATAACCTGAGCGAGAACGCAGAGCTCTTCTCGCGCATCGCCGTGCATCCATCGACAAATTATCCCGGACGAACACAAGAAGGCGTCTTGACCCAGCTGCTGCGGAAGAAGCTAGAGCCAGATGTGGAGGAGCTCGTTTCACAGGGACGCGAGACGGCACGCCTAGCTACGCCTGAGGGCATTGCGGAGCTACAGAGCATATGGGACGAGCTGCGGGAATGGACACATGACAGGATTGCTAAATACGTCAGAGAAGAGGCCGGCGATGTCTAcaccaaagaagagagggagatgggCGTCGATAAGGTGCGCACAGGACTGAGAAAAGGTCTGGACGAAGAaagcgacgaagaagacgacgaagacgaagacgaggatgaggataaTGATGACGCCATGGACGCGACGAATGATCAAGCAAAATCGGCGGCAGTGGGTAGGGGACCTGAGCCAGAAACTCTGCTTTGGTTTGCGGCGCGAGGAGATTTCGACGTGCCGCGGAATGTTGAATATGAGAGAAAATCTGGGGGGAAAAGGGGATATGAAGGAGTGAATATACCGCCAGGCTCGTCTTAG
- a CDS encoding GTPase-activator protein for ras-like GTPase domain-containing protein gives MSSYRNSPRRDSHAIDLSAANSNINRNNSTTSSASSGYSYTSDHSIHSQSTSASSIYGSVGHKRGQSDVISRARLFETGDSSSAGSGRGQDNIYGSVRQSLRPLPRTPTASSIEAPATPPHGSKQPRERGQSIDIGRLSLSQNDSVASPTVPSRPLPARPNSIAHIARPDLERLGRSSTSQLRTLSQLAKSEDAEDFKINSPAQEVVGLRGRRRLQRTDKTAGRAKTNYGWEGRNWMDKQRRFLQAYEYLCHIGEAKEWIEDVIQQTLPPIVELEEALRDGVTLAEVVESLNPERRFRIFRNPKLQFRHSDNIAIFFRYLDEVELPDLFRFELIDLYEKKNIPKVIYCIHALSWLLFRKGIVDFRIGNLIGQLEFEHHELEAMQKGLDMLGVNMPSFGNMGADFGVPEPEPEPEPEETEEERIERELAENEDVIIDFQAQLRGALLRLKLGEMMQGFWDEEQWLIDLQSRIRGNFTREIMNYRMQMRQSAILVQSLVRGFLVRKGLKKSDQARKAAEPAILAFQSMLRAQKARNEMQGLKSTLSRCDAPIRAIQAMSKGFLLRQSQNVQQQETKKAAKEVQNLQALARGMLTRYKISKDLCELEEHTPMVASLQAAVRATLVRARIEQQQQDLQSFTDVFTSLQSAIRGRAARDEQEVLKAELANHVPAIGQLQAAMRAAAVRREITTRLDDLKENEPAVIELQAHIRAMFERQKVLAIQDQLDAEEPAIIDLQSHIRGFLCRQYHYALLDELSSHDAATAEFQAILKAMMERARIDDLLTELLEEEDSIVIFQAAAKAFLIRLRFEEKKRFYEENMKKVIKIQSFVRAKVQGEAYKSLTTGKNPPVSAVKNFVHLLNDSDFDFNEEVEFERMRKTVVQHVRQNEMLEQYIDQLDIKIALLVKNKITLDEVVRHQHTFGGTSMGLLANSTIASTNQFDLKALNKSSRKKLESYQQLFFSLQTQPHYLARLFKHIRVQVTAEKDSRRIELLMMSLFGYAQKRREEYYLLKLIARSIREEVESTTSALEYSRGHYFWTKLLANYTRSPRDRKYLRSLLGPLIRDNIIEDPALDLESDPMQIYRSAINNEELRTGRPDHRPLDVPREVAIRDPETRRLFIDHLRDLREICDQLFSSLEEQVHKMPYGLRFVCSEMFQALRQHFTREPPENLLQMVSHWLWKFYLQPAVTMPENVGVIDKSLSPLQKRNLGEVAKVVGQIALGRPFGGENIYLQPLNAFIGESIERLQQITNDLINVPDAERTFDIDEFNDLYAKNKPTLYVKMSDVFAIHNLVAQELMVMAPTRDDVLREIMQDLGSAKSNESEMSAAGSADIQMFLTPRLHDLEDPEADIKALFMETKRCVLYIIRVQTGANLLEILVKQITVEDEEKWEALLREDFADTNSRGAYSDTKMADITSMSYYDLKRTALENIMQLEQMGRISKQNQYQDVLNAIASDIRTQSRRRVQRQRELDGVRLTLANLTEKAKYLEQQRKSYDDYIEQSMKTLQNKKGRKRFLMPFTKQYNHQRELERSGRVPKFGSYKYSARALSEKGVLVSWSGTADREWDKIDITISCDQVGVFAIEGTRSHIQIPGATAQVPIEDMLQAQFEAHQFMTLFEGTLKLNVNLLLHLIYRKFYRTQ, from the exons TGGCCACAAGCGCGGCCAGAGCGATGTCATATCCAGAGCACGACTTTTCGAGACCGGCGACTCGAGCAGCGCCGGTTCTGGTAGAGGCCAGGATAACATATATGGCTCAGTCCGGCAATCGCTTCGCCCGCTGCCGCGAACCCCAACGGCCTCTTCCATCGAAGCCCCAGCGACACCACCTCACGGTTCCAAGCAGCCGCGCGAGCGAGGCCAGAGTATAGACATTGGCCGATTATCACTATCCCAGAACGATAGCGTCGCCTCGCCCACAGTGCCTTCGCGGCCTCTGCCAGCACGGCCAAACTCCAT CGCTCATATAGCCCGCCCTGATCTTGAGCGGCTGGGTCGATCTTCTACAAGCCAGCTTCGGACGCTCTCTCAGCTTGCAAAATCCGAGGACGCGGAGGACTTCAAAATCAACTCGCCTGCACAGGAAGTAGTTGGACTTCGAGGCCGGCGTAGGCTGCAGCGCACCGATAAGACAGCTGGCCGCGCCAAGACGAACTATGGATGGGAAGGGCGCAATTGGATGGACAAGCAGCGCAGGTTCCTCCAGGCGTACGAATACCTTTGTCACATTGGTGAAGCCAAGGAGTGGATCGAAGATGTCATCCAGCAGACTCTCCCACCCATTgttgagctggaggaggcattGCGAGATGGCGTTACGCTGGCAGAAGTGGTGGAATCTCTAAACCCCGAGCGACGTTTCCGGATATTTAGAAACCCAAAGCTGCAGTTCCGACACTCTGACAATATCGCCATTTTCTTTCGATACCTGGATGAAGTGGAGCTGCCCGACCTCTTCCGTTTTGAGCTTATAGACCTCTACGAGAAAAAGAATATTCCCAAGGTCATCTACTGTATTCACGCTCTGAGTTGGCTTCTCTTTCGCAAAGGGATTGTTGATTTCCGCATCGGCAACCTCATCGGCCAGCTGGAATTCGAGCACCATGAACTGGAGGCAATGCAAAAGGGATTGGATATGCTTGGAGTTAACATGCCCAGCTTTGGCAACATGGGGGCTGATTTTGGCGTTCCTGAGCCGGAACCAGAGCCGGAACCTGAAGaaaccgaagaagagaggatCGAGCGCGAATTAGCAGAGAACGAAgatgtcatcatcgactTCCAGGCACAGCTTCGTGGCGCGCTGCTCCGACTCAAGCTTGGAGAGATGATGCAAGGATTCTGGGATGAGGAGCAGTGGCTGATTGACCTGCAATCAAGAATACGAGGCAACTTTACCCGCGAGATTATGAACTATCGAATGCAGATGAGACAATCCGCCATTCTCGTCCAGAGCCTTGTCCGTGGATTCCTTGTTCGGAAGGGGCTCAAGAAGAGCGACCAAGCCAGGAAAGCTGCAGAGCCTGCTATTTTGGCCTTCCAGAGCATGCTTCGAGCGCAAAAGGCACGCAACGAAATGCAAGGCCTCAAGTCTACGCTGTCTCGTTGTGATGCCCCGATTAGGGCAATTCAAGCCATGTCCAAGGGCTTTCTGCTCCGCCAATCTCAAAAtgtgcagcagcaggagacgaagaaggctGCCAAAGAAGTCCAAAATCTTCAGGCGCTTGCCAGGGGAATGCTGACGCGGTACAAAATCAGCAAAGACCTATGCGAACTCGAGGAGCACACGCCAATGGTTGCCAGCCTTCAAGCCGCCGTCAGGGCAACATTGGTTCGAGCAAGAATtgaacagcaacaacaggaTCTCCAGTCCTTCACAGACGTATTTACTTCCTTACAAAGTGCGATCCGCGGACGTGCCGCCCGAGATGAACAAGAGGTTCTCAaggccgagctggccaatcaTGTACCCGCGATTGGACAACTTCAGGCTGCAATGCGAGCTGCCGCCGTGAGGAGAGAAATCACAACTCGTCTTGATGACTTGAAAGAAAACGAGCCTGCCGTTATTGAACTCCAAGCACATATTAGGGCCATGTTTGAGAGGCAAAAGGTGTTGGCAATTCAGGATCAACTTGATGCTGAAGAGCCTGCAATCATCGACCTGCAAAGCCACATCCGAGGTTTCCTTTGTCGTCAGTATCACTATGCCTTGTTGGATGAGCTGTCATCCCATGATGCAGCGACCGCCGAGTTCCAAGCCATCCTTAAGGCTATGATGGAGCGTGCAAGAATTGACGACCTACTTACGGAGCTcctcgaggaagaagattccaTTGTCATTTTCCAggcagctgccaaggctTTCCTCATTCGACTTCGGTTcgaggaaaagaaacgaTTTTACGAGGAGAATATGAAAAAGGTCATCAAGATCCAGAGTTTTGTACGTGCCAAAGTGCAAGGCGAGGCGTACAAGAGCCTTACTACGGGCAAAAACCCGCCTGTCAGCGCTGTCAAGAACTTTGTGCACCTGCTCAACGACAGTGATTTTGACTTCAATGAAGAAGTCGAGTTTGAGCGGATGCGGAAGACGGTGGTCCAGCATGTGCGCCAGAATGAGATGTTGGAGCAATACATCGACCAACTGGATATCAAGATTGCTCTCTTGGTCAAAAACAAGATTACTCTCGATGAAGTCGTGAGACATCAGCACACATTCGGCGGAACCTCGATGGGCCTCCTGGCCAACTCGACTATCGCGTCAACCAACCAATTTGATCTCAAAGCGCTCAACAAGAGCTCCCGAAAGAAGCTGGAGTCTTACCAGCAGCTGTTTTTCAGTCTCCAGACGCAGCCCCATTATCTCGCCCGCCTGTTCAAACACATCCGCGTGCAGGTGACGGCTGAAAAGGACAGCAGACGCATTGAGCTTCTTATGATGAGCCTCTTTGGTTACGCCCAGAAGCGACGAGAGGAGTACTACCTTTTGAAGCTGATTGCCCGATCAATACGAGAGGAGGTTGAAAGTACAACAAGTGCGCTGGAGTACTCTCGAGGCCATTACTTTTGGACCAAGCTGCTTGCTAACTACACACGGTCCCCTCGGGATCGAAAGTATCTCCGGTCCCTTTTGGGACCCTTGATTCGCGACAACATTATTGAGGACCCGGCACTCGATCTGGAGAGTGACCCTATGCAAATCTACCGATCCGCCATCAACAATGAGGAGCTGCGGACAGGAAGGCCTGATCACCGGCCCCTAGATGTCCCCCGCGAAGTTGCCATCCGCGATCCGGAGACGCGACGCCTCTTCATCGACCATTTGCGAGACTTGCGAGAGATTTGCGACCAGCTGTTCTCATCCTTGGAAGAACAAGTGCATAAAATGCCCTATGGTCTCCGGTTCGTCTGCAGCGAAATGTTCCAGGCCCTGCGCCAGCATTTCACGCGCGAGCCGCCAGAAAACTTGCTGCAAATGGTGTCCCATTGGCTGTGGAAGTTTTACCTCCAGCCAGCTGTTACCATGCCTGAGAATGTGGGCGTCATTGACAAGTCGCTCAGCCCTCTTCAGAAGAGGAACTTGGGCGAGGTTGCTAAAGTGGTCGGTCAAATCGCGCTGGGCCGGCCATTCGGCGGCGAGAACATCTACCTTCAGCCCCTGAATGCGTTCATCGGCGAATCCATCGAGCGCCTGCAGCAAATCACCAACGACCTCATCAATGTGCCCGACGCTGAGAGAACGTTTGACATTGACGAGTTCAACGACCTATACGCGAAAAACAAACCTACCTTGTACGTCAAGATGTCGGATGTCTTTGCCATTCACAATCTGGTGGCGCAAGAGCTTATGGTCATGGCTCCAACCCGGGATGACGTCCTGCGCGAAATCATGCAAGATCTGGGCAGCGCCAAGAGCAATGAGAGTGAAATGAGTGCGGCGGGATCGGCGGATATTCAGATGTTCCTGACCCCCAGGCTTCACGACCTTGAAGATCCCGAGGCGGATATCAAGGCTTTGTTTATGGAAACAAAGCGGTGCGTTTTGTACATTATTCGAGTGCAAACCGGAGCCAATCTGTTGGAAATTTTGGTCAAGCAGATTacggttgaagatgaggagaaatgGGAAGCACTTCTGCGAGAGGATTTTGCGGACACCAACTCACGAGGGGCGTATTCAGATACTAAGATGGCTGACATCACCTCCATGTCCTACTACGATCTCAAGCGAACGGCTCTGGAGAACATTATgcagctggagcagatgGGAAGGATTTCAAAACAGAATCAGTACCAAGACGTGCTTAACGCTATTGCCAGCGATATCCGGACCCAGAGCCGCAGACGTGTTCAGAGGCAGCGAGAATTGGACGGCGTGCGCCTGACGCTTGCCAACTTGACTGAAAAGGCCAAATAcctggagcagcagcgtaAAAGCTACGACGATTACATTGAGCAGTCAATGAAGACACTTCAGAACAAAAAGGG ACGAAAGAGGTTCCTCATGCCATTCACCAAGCAGTACAACCATCAGCGAGAGCTTGAACGTAGTGGCCGGGTGCCAAAGTTCGGAAGCTACAAGTATAGCGCGCGAGCACTGTCAGAAAAGGGCGTTTTGGTGTCATGGAGCGGAACGGCCGACCGCGAATGGGACAAGATTGACATCACAATCTCGTGTGACCAGGTCGGTGTGTTTGCCATTGAGGGAACTCGAAGCCACATCCAGATACCCGGAGCAACAGCTCAAGTACCGATTGAGGACATGCTTCAGGCACAGTTTGAAGCGCACCAGTTCATGACGCTGTTTGAGGGTACCCTCAAGCTCAACGTGAACCTGTTACTGCATCTTATTTACAGGAAGTTTTACCGTACGCAGTGA